A region of the Cannabis sativa cultivar Pink pepper isolate KNU-18-1 chromosome 3, ASM2916894v1, whole genome shotgun sequence genome:
gaAAGTAGACTTTTATTGGAGAAAAAGAGAAAACTAACCGTTACAAATGGACACGTGGCAGGCAGTGGATCCACCTGTCTCCTTTGGATTCTCTGTGCTAAGCTAATCACTCTTACCATATCCCATCTCTTCCACACTCTCTCCCTCTAGTATTCCTTTCTTGTTTGTTTCCTCATTATTCTCTTCTTATTAGGCAAAGAATACAATCCCATCCCTCTCTTCTCTCCTCTCTCCACCCGTGACTCTCAAtccatcttcttcttcctcttcagttTTTCTCTAATGGGTTTTAACTACAATCACTGACAATGTCAAACCCTTCTCCCAAATCTTCAACCTTTAACTTCTTCTTCACTTACTTCGCCTTGTGTTCCGCAATTTTGACCGGTGCCGCCACTGAATTCGACTTCGGCACCCTGACTTTGAGTAGTTTGAAGCTTTTGGGAGATGCCCATTTGAACAATGGCAGTGTTCGACTGACACGAGACCTTCCGGTTCCCAACTCTGGCTCCGGCAGAGCACTCTACACCAAACCAGTTAGATTCCGGCAGATCGGAACTCACTTACCGACGAGCTTCTCCACATTCTTTACTTTCTCAGTCATGAATCTCAATCCTTCTTCTATCGGTGGAGGACTTGCTTTCATAATATCACCAGACGATGAGGCAGTCGGCGACGCCGGCGGGTCACTGGGCCTCGTGATTACAGAAGGGCCAGCTTCTGGGTCTGGTTTTCTGGCGGTTGAATTCGATACCCTTATGGACGTGGAGTACAAGGACATAAATGGTAACCATGTAGGGTTTGATCTGAACAGTATGGTTTCCTCTGCAGTGGCGGATTTAGGAGCTGTTGATATCGATCTAAAAAGCGGTGACCTTGTGAATGCTTGGATCGAGTACGACGGGTCAACTAGGGTCTTCAATGTATCGGTTTCGTATTCGAATCTCAAGCCGAAAGAACCCCTTTTGTCCTTTCCGCTTGATCTCGATCAGTTCGTGAACGATTTTATGTACGTGGGGTTCTCTGGTTCGACTCAGGGAAGCACTGAGGTTCATAGTATTGACTGGTGGAGCTTCTCATCTTCTTTCGAcgcatcttcttcttcttcttctccgccACCTCCTCCTCCAACGGCTACTTTGATGAATCCAACGGCGAACACAGTAAGATCATCACCACCACCATCAATGGCACCCTCTAATTCAGCACCAAGTACAACCACCACGGAGAAGAACAGTAAATCTTCATCTTGCCATAACCAACTCTGCAAACAGGGTCCTGGAGCTGTAGCTGGAGTTGTCACAGCTAGCGCTTTCGTTTTCGCCTTATTGGCCGGAGTTCTCATCTGGGCTTACTCCAAAAAGACCAAACAACTCAAGAAATCTTCAGATTCTTCATTCGCATCAGAAATCATCAGAATGCCAAAGGAATTCACATACAAACAGCTCAGAGTCGCCACTAAGTGCTTCAACGCTAACAGAATCATTGGCCATGGCGCTTTCGGGACTGTTTACAAAGGCATATTGCCAGACACAGGTGACATTATCGCCGTCAAGAGATGCAGCCATAGTGGCCAAGGAAAGGAGGAGTTTCTATCAGAGTTATCCATAATTGGAACACTCCGCCACCGCAATCTCGTTAGATTACAAGGTTGGTGCCACGAAAAAGGGGAAATTCTCTTAGTCTACGATTTAATGCCTAACGGTAGCCTCGACAAGGCACTATTCGAAGCAAGAACTCCTCTCCCATGGCTTCACCGGAAAAAAATCCTACTCGGCGTGGCCTCAGCTCTCGCATATCTCCACCAAGAGTGCGAAAACCAAGTCATTCACAGAGACATAAAGTCAAGCAACATCATGCTGGACGAAGGTTTCAATGCCCGGTTAGGAGATTTCGGTTTAGCTCGGCAGATAGAGCACGACAAATCACCGGATGCCACAGTCGCGGCAGGAACAATGGGGTACTTAGCGCCGGAATATCTTCTTACCGGAAGAGCTAGCGAGAAAACCGACGTATTCAGCTACGGCGCGGTGATTCTCGAAGTGGCTAGCGGGAGAAGACCCATCGAGAGAGAGGTCACGGGGGCCGGAAAATTTGGGGTGGCAAGCAATTTGGTGGAATGGGTTTGGAGTTTGCACAGGGAAGGGAAGCTACTAACGGCGGCGGACGATAGACTCGAGGGTGAGTACGAAGAGGGTGAGATGAGAAGGGTTTTGCTTGTTGGGCTTTTGTGTTCGCATCCGGACCCGTTGGCCCGGCCCACTATGAGAGCGGTGGTCCAAATGCTGGTGGGTGAGGCTGAGGTGCCGGTGGTTCCGAGAGCTAAGCCCTCCACCACTTTCAGTACTTCTCATCTTTTGCTCAGTTTACAAGACAGTGTTTCTGACTGTAATGATGGTATGATGATCACTCTCTCTTCTTCGTCGTCGGAGAACAGCTTCGACGATCGTCTCGATATAGTCTAGGTTTGATCCAACGATGGATATTGGGAGTTAATGGGATTTTgtttaattgatttattaaaaaaaaaaaagtattctcATAATATTGTATTTATTGTTTCcatattgaattaatttttgtacGTAAAACACAATAATTGACATggaatataagaaatttttctttaaatctTTTATCCAATGTCTCAAATTTTAGGTTTCATGTTGTATACCAttaatactaaaattaattttcatctTGCCaacattatacatatatatttattttaagaaattaatgGAAAAGTGCAAAgattattatgaaaaattattaggAAAGTATAAATAATGCAATCTAATCATGGTTAATAGAAATTTCTattacaatttttctttttaatttcttatttgGGAATTGAAAGCCTAAAGCAttctttcgaaaaaaaaatgaaagcttAAAGCAGCTTAGAGCCTATACCCTCAAAATGTTAATATggcgatttttttttatatcaaatataatcaaattatgttttcaaaaaatatatatacatgatcaAATTATAAGTAATGCACATCCTTACTTTAAAATCTTACAATAATCTAGTAAAAAATTATTGatgtaattataataattcagaTAACATAGTATTACTACTCATACATGGAACATTTTCACCCAATGACGTTACAAGATGTTGGCATTGCCCATTCCAATTAGGAGTTTAGGCAATAAAAGAGATGGATGAGAAGTTTTTCGAAAAATATATGatcatattgtttatttattgaAGAATCGCCTCATATACTTTAATGATTTatgttttacttttatttttcttttatattattatacatttttttatttatttttactttataaTTGTTCTTTTATAttcatttttacaatatgattcatttatttttcttccCTAAACATACATCTGATACCATTGAGACCACCATTGCTCTGCCATAGGAaaccaccattaaagaccactaTCGGATAACTACTATTGGAGTGTTATATTCAGGGCCGGCCAGAGAGTGGGGCAGGCGGGGTCTCGGCCCCAGGTCCCACAATTTTGGAGCCcccgaaaaaattaaaattaatatatatacatataaaaacgtataatatataaatacttaACTCAACAAGTTACATGAAAAATGTGTAGCACAAATGGTAAGTGGAGCTTTTATTGAATTtgaggtttattatctattttttaaaaaaatatatatataatttaaacacattattttttttttttctttcaaatgtgCTAAAATATGTAGCACTTCAATATAGATGTTTtcagtaattaaatattactttgATCAAATTAGCTTACGttgcaaaaaaatatttattatatagagataaaagaattaaaattaatattgtgtcaaaacttaattaaaatttatttttaatttttattaaaataaaaggccTCGTTTCAAATTTCGCCATAGGCCTCTCATCACCTTAAGACGACCctgtttatattatttaaaaatataatgtgTACATTTAAATgtgataatatatattattatgtgagtaatatatattaagtaaaTGGTAAATAAATTATGTAACATGTgtatttaacatatatatattgtaacttGTAAAGGAATTACAATTTATCACTTGTAACTCTTTTGTTAATCACACATAATTAGTGTAATGAAAGAGTTATTACACAATTTGGGATTCAAAACTATGATGAAATA
Encoded here:
- the LOC115709859 gene encoding L-type lectin-domain containing receptor kinase VIII.1; protein product: MSNPSPKSSTFNFFFTYFALCSAILTGAATEFDFGTLTLSSLKLLGDAHLNNGSVRLTRDLPVPNSGSGRALYTKPVRFRQIGTHLPTSFSTFFTFSVMNLNPSSIGGGLAFIISPDDEAVGDAGGSLGLVITEGPASGSGFLAVEFDTLMDVEYKDINGNHVGFDLNSMVSSAVADLGAVDIDLKSGDLVNAWIEYDGSTRVFNVSVSYSNLKPKEPLLSFPLDLDQFVNDFMYVGFSGSTQGSTEVHSIDWWSFSSSFDASSSSSSPPPPPPTATLMNPTANTVRSSPPPSMAPSNSAPSTTTTEKNSKSSSCHNQLCKQGPGAVAGVVTASAFVFALLAGVLIWAYSKKTKQLKKSSDSSFASEIIRMPKEFTYKQLRVATKCFNANRIIGHGAFGTVYKGILPDTGDIIAVKRCSHSGQGKEEFLSELSIIGTLRHRNLVRLQGWCHEKGEILLVYDLMPNGSLDKALFEARTPLPWLHRKKILLGVASALAYLHQECENQVIHRDIKSSNIMLDEGFNARLGDFGLARQIEHDKSPDATVAAGTMGYLAPEYLLTGRASEKTDVFSYGAVILEVASGRRPIEREVTGAGKFGVASNLVEWVWSLHREGKLLTAADDRLEGEYEEGEMRRVLLVGLLCSHPDPLARPTMRAVVQMLVGEAEVPVVPRAKPSTTFSTSHLLLSLQDSVSDCNDGMMITLSSSSSENSFDDRLDIV